The Anopheles merus strain MAF unplaced genomic scaffold, AmerM5.1 LNR4000866, whole genome shotgun sequence genome contains the following window.
TTATTgtataatcatatttttgtcCTTCTTCTAGACAAAATGGCAAACCCATACGGCTTATGCGCACCTCCAGCGTATCGACTTCTGCCAGCTGCTTCAAGCTAACCTGGACACCGTACTCGAGCTATTGCTAACCAAAGGGAATCGGTTGCTGCATTTCCCGTTCGTCTAGCGGAAAAGATCGCCACGATCGAAGAGTTTATCCAACTGTTCAAGAAAAACATTCTTCGTCATACTCTGCATGCAGCCGGAACGGTTCGAACAGTTCTGCAAATCGATTGGCGTACAGCAGGCAGAAATGGTGAAGGTATGTTTCGGttggaatgaatttaaaatgataaatgaccaattttccatttcattaccAGAGTATACTGCCGAAATGTGTTTCGTTCCTTCTGCCCAAGTACGCCAAATGTGAAGGGATGGCGCCCAAGTATGATGCATAGCTAGTCGGATGCACAAAGCACTTGCCCCTATAATAAGCACGGTAGATCTTAAAGATTACGTGTCGGAAATTATCAAACCCTCACCCACCGATTGAACGATCACGTTTGAGCTGGGCAAGCTGTTGGACCAGGACCTGCCAAGCTGCTTCGTTGCCGATCTGTCGCTTAGCAAAGCCACTTACTCGACGGCGCTCGAGCACCTGAAACAGTCGGTATGGGGATCGCAATCGTTCAAGTACACGCTGCTgagcaatttgtttttaaaaacagCTCACCAATTGAACGCACCCTAACGGATGTCAAACGCTGGCTTTGGGCGGCTGATGAACCGGAGCAGAAAATGGTACATCTCTTCAGTACAACGGTGTTTCTCGACCATCTGAAAGAGTACATCGGACAGCAGAAGGAACGCGCGTTCAAACCCTATCTCGTGCGAGATGTGGTGTATTTCCTGTGCAACTTGTTGTCCTCCTTTCCCGCCTACGACTTGCCACGCTCAACAGCTTCGGGCGGTTCCTGGAGCACGTGGTCGCATCTAGCGATGCGTGCGAGCTGCTCTCGGAACATTTGCACTTCATAGTGTCATCATTGCTGGAGGTGGAAAATGTCGATCCGGCATCGGAGATTTCTCAAAAATCGCTAACTCTGCTACGGTTTCTGATCTTACAACACTCTGCCGCGTTTGCGGGTGCGATCGGTAAGCTGAATTATCTACCAAAGGACGAACGATTCGATCAGTTGCGGCTTGCTATATCGCGCCAAAAAACGATCGGTCATGAAAATGTGCTGCCAAGGAAGAAATCGCGGCGCTGATTGAGTTGCCCAATTTAAGATACGAAGATTTGGCTGCGCTGAAGATTGTGTAAGCTTTTGCTGTATTTTGAGTGACTTGGAAGTTatatattattaatttttttattgtagctcACCACCAAAAAGAAAGATCTAAAATTATTGTGCGATGAGCTGAGCGAGCAAAGCGCATCGTCGGGCGCTAATGGGGAAGCGTGCTTCATCGGTTAGTCTACACTTTGCTGGAAGTTGTGCGCAGCTCCCCGTTCGACAAGCGATCGATGGAAGCTCTCCGATGTTTGAGTGAAATAGGACCGATCGATCTGGGAACAATGCTGTTAAATCCGACGCAGAAATGATTGCTTACGATACGGTACAGCTTTAAAGCCCTGGGCAGTAGCaatatcaattaaattttaaatttctatctctctttagATCAACAACTCGAAGGAAGCAATCGAACGATGTGCTGCGGTGCTGCTGAGCGAATTGAACGAGCTGATAACGAACAGAAACGTTCCGGTTGCAAACTACGCCTCACTGATTTGCTACAAAATGCTGTACGGAAAAACATTCCATGCTTTGGCGGGTGAGATTCTAAACAAATTGCATATAgaaatccattttaaatcttaaCTTCGATCATATTCGTATCTCTAACAGCCAAACTACCAACACTGCACCCATTTTTGGGAACTTCTGCGGAAGAGATCAAACTCTTCACTCGTACCACCGGACGCAGTTTGTCGTTGCGGCCAATGCTTGCCAACGAACGGATCGAGTACAGCGCTTTTGTGCAGCAGCTGTCAGCCGCGTTGCTGTCATTTTGGGGAATACGATGATTAAAAACTGGCCGAACAGGAAACGACATTCGTCGAGAAGCTTGTCCCTTTGCTGGTACAGATAACGATAAAGCAATTCGAAGAGTCAATCATCGATAGCATGGGCAGCTTTGTAAGTGCTCTTGTTGCACAGTAGTAGATGCCACGGATGATAAGGAAACATTTGAATatatcttcttttttgcaGATTAATGAGTTTTCAACGAGTTCGCTGCCATTCAAAATGAGGTTCACAATATTTTCAATGACCCGAAAGCTATTCAACTGATGCTTACCATCGTG
Protein-coding sequences here:
- the LOC121603121 gene encoding uncharacterized protein LOC121603121 translates to MIAYDTINNSKEAIERCAAVLLSELNELITNRNVPVANYASLICYKMLYGKTFHALAAKLPTLHPFLGTSAEEIKLFTRTTGRSLSLRPMLANERIEYSAFVQQLSAALLSFWGIR